The Deltaproteobacteria bacterium genome contains a region encoding:
- a CDS encoding penicillin-binding protein activator — protein MKKLFILPLVLMALVLNTGILFPVDAREKATAKDKLITERKQKAIVPKPVDRYAIGCILPLTGRYAASGNRALEAIILASGVFDPAVKSPFKLIIEDSKSKPETAKAAVTKLAVQDGVLCILGPLGNTEAIDAAREAQKLKIPIITLTQKEKITDIGNYVFRNYMTNHMQIRRLVTYAIGDMDISRFAVLYPDDPYGREMERLFRDEVLRQGGEIRGAKFYDKTQTDFGDEIKAITRIKGTSSEGKEYRNNKDEYKPVIDFDALFIPDSPERISMILPQLAFHNIRGIKLLGAGSWNSPVLLKTGGEYLEGAIFVDSFSRNSFYPETNDFIDIFYTNYSREPDVIEALVYDATNIIIKTIEDDDIKTRDQFRDGMLRLKNYRGVTGKTSFAGARDVQKEAFVLMVKDGQVIQIK, from the coding sequence TTGAAAAAATTGTTCATATTGCCGTTAGTATTGATGGCGCTGGTATTGAATACTGGTATACTATTTCCTGTTGATGCGCGTGAGAAAGCAACAGCGAAAGATAAATTAATAACTGAGAGAAAACAGAAGGCGATAGTTCCTAAACCGGTGGATCGTTATGCCATTGGTTGTATTCTTCCCCTTACAGGACGGTATGCTGCTTCCGGCAACAGGGCTCTTGAGGCTATTATCCTCGCCTCGGGTGTGTTTGATCCGGCAGTAAAAAGTCCGTTTAAATTGATAATTGAAGATTCGAAAAGCAAGCCGGAAACTGCCAAGGCGGCTGTAACCAAACTTGCTGTTCAGGACGGGGTACTCTGTATACTCGGTCCCCTCGGCAACACCGAAGCCATTGATGCAGCCAGGGAAGCTCAAAAATTAAAAATCCCTATAATAACCCTTACCCAGAAGGAAAAGATTACCGATATTGGTAATTACGTCTTCCGGAATTACATGACCAATCATATGCAGATCAGGAGACTTGTTACATATGCCATCGGAGATATGGATATAAGCAGATTTGCTGTCCTTTATCCGGACGATCCTTACGGCCGTGAAATGGAAAGGTTATTCAGGGACGAGGTTCTGCGCCAGGGGGGAGAAATCCGGGGAGCCAAGTTTTACGATAAAACACAGACGGATTTTGGTGATGAGATTAAAGCGATAACCCGAATAAAAGGAACTTCTTCAGAAGGAAAAGAATATAGGAATAATAAAGATGAGTACAAACCGGTTATTGACTTCGATGCCCTCTTTATTCCCGATTCCCCTGAAAGGATAAGCATGATCTTACCCCAGTTGGCTTTTCATAATATTCGAGGTATTAAACTGCTGGGTGCAGGCAGCTGGAATTCTCCGGTTCTTTTAAAGACTGGTGGTGAATATCTTGAAGGAGCCATTTTTGTAGACAGTTTTTCTCGGAACAGTTTTTATCCTGAAACCAATGACTTTATTGACATCTTTTATACAAACTATAGCCGGGAGCCGGACGTTATAGAAGCCCTTGTTTATGACGCGACGAACATTATTATAAAAACTATCGAAGATGATGATATCAAGACAAGAGACCAATTCAGAGACGGCATGCTGAGATTGAAGAATTATCGTGGCGTAACGGGAAAGACATCATTTGCAGGAGCGAGAGATGTCCAAAAGGAGGCCTTCGTTTTGATGGTAAAAGATGGACAAGTTATACAGATTAAATAG